A segment of the Desulfomicrobium escambiense DSM 10707 genome:
CTGGGCGTCAAGGCCAAGGATGCCGTCGGGGCGTACGCCCGCGAGGTGCGGGAAGGGACGTTCCCCGGCCCGGAGCACACCTTCACCATGAACGAGGCCGAGTTGAAGCGTATTTACGGGGACGGCTGAGGCTGTCCTTTTGTCGCGTTCGCTGCTAGGCTGCGCGCAGATTTTCGGCATACACCGCCAGGAGGAACCCATGCTGCCCAAGATCAACCGCCGGCAATGGCCGAGACACGAGAAGCAGTATCTGGTGCAGATATCCACGTCCCTCGCGGCCGGCTCGGTCCCGGCCACGGTTTCCAATTTCAGCCGGGGAGGGCTGTGCTTCCTGCACACCGAGGCCCTGGACAAGGGGGCGAGCGTCATGATCCGCCTGCCGCAGGACCTGATCGGCCTGGCGCGCGACGTGCGGGCCAAGGTCAAATGGTGCGTGCCGTCCCGCAGCGGCGGCTACGCCGTCGGGGTGCAGTACGTTGAACCCCTGCGCTGGACCCGCTACGAATGAGGCTTTGCGCCGGCTTCGGCGCGTTGCAGGCGGAAAGGAATCCCCCGGGAAAGGAATTTCCCGCGGGGATTTTTTCATGCGCACGGATTTCGCAGTGTGAAGCGGGGAGTACGTGAAAATGGCTGGAAAGGCATAGATTCCCGCCTTCGCGGGAATGACGCATCCCTGGGGCGGCATTTCGGCGTTATTATTGGCGGCATCCTCCCGCCTCGTCACCGTGTCATCCCCGTGCAGACGGGGATCCATGAATTCTGAAACCTTGAAGACATGGATGCCCGCCTTCGCGGGAATGACATCATGCCTGCACGGCGTTGCGGGGCCAATGTCTCAGGCCTGGTCGGGGATGCGCAGTCTGGTCACGGCCAGGGCGCTGGCCGCGCACATGCTCAGGCCGAAGAGGACGAAGCACAGGGCGAAGCTGAAGGTCTCGCCGCCCCAGGCCAGCAGGGCCGGCATGAAACCTGCTCCTATGACGGAGGTGCACATGACCGTCAGGGACACGGACAGGTCGTTGGTGGCCTTGGGGCAGACCAGGGACAGGACGGCGAAGCCCACGGGGAAGAAGCAGACCACGAAGACGGGCTGCAGGGTCAGCATGGCCACGGTCCACCACAGGGGGCCGTACCCGGACAGGGCCGTGGCCGCGCCCGTGCCGACGAGGCACAGGGCCAGGGTGCGGCGGTAGCCGATGCGGCGGATGATCCAGCCCGTGGCCGGCAGGAAGGCCAGGGAGGCGATGCGCGAGCAGCCCAGAATGATGTTGGCCGTCTCGCGGTCGAGCCCCTTTTCCTGCACCAGGAAGGCCGGCACGAGGTTGTAGACGCCGACCTCCACGCTCACGGCCAGCACGAAGAGCAGGACCGTGATCCAGAAGGCGGGGCGGACGGCGATGACCTTGACGTTTCGCAGGACCGGGGGCATGCCCGGCCGCACCGTGCGCGGGCCGCGCAGGGCGTAGACGGCCGCCAGGAGCAGACACAATGCCCCCAGCAGGCGAAACAACATCGGGTACCCGGCCGAGCCCATGAAGGCCTCGGCCACCAGAGGCGAGGCGATGAAGGCCAGATTCGGGGCCAGTTCGTGCACGGCGAAGGCCTGGCCCCAGTGGGCCGTGGGCGTGACCTCGGTGATGGTCACCACGCTGGAGGGCATGTACAGCCCGGCCCCGGCGCCCATGAGCAGGATCCAGACCGAGAAGCCGAAAAACGAGTCGCAACCGGCGAGGCCCAGGAGGCCCAGGCCGATGCCGGCCACCGAGGCGACGATGGTCCCCTTGTGCCCGAGGCGCGCCGAGACGAAGCCCGCACAGAGCACCGCGAGGCTGTAGCCGCCCGAGAGGAAGATGAAGAGGTTGGCGCTGGCGGCCAGGCTGCGGCCGAGATGGTCGGAGATGGGCAGGAGCAGGGGGCCGAAAAGTGTCTGGGCCAGGAAGTTGGCGAAGAAGACCGTGGTCAGCAGGGTCAGGGCCGGCAGGGACGGGGCGAAGGGGGATATTTTTTCAGGGAATGGGTTCATGGCTTAACAACTGCAAGGAAAGTTTGTATTCGCCCGACTGGCGTAAAGGGAACATCCGATACGTGCAATGAACCGCAAAATCAACACAAACCGGGAGGTTCACGTGCCTCGACATATCATGAACATTCTTTTCGCCCTGGCGATCGTGCTGGGCGGCGCCTTGGGCGCGCAGGCCGACGACCTGACGGACAGGATCCAGCAGCGCTACGATTCGCTGCAGTCCTTCCGCGGCTTTTTCCTGCAGAAGCTGACCAACGCCTCCAGCCGGGAGGTGCAGGAGCGCCTGGGCAACATCGCCTTCGCGCGGCCCCGCTTCATCCGCTGGGAGACGACCAGCCCCGAGAACGAGCTGCTGATCATCGGCAAGGACACAGTCTGGGAATACTTTCCCGACGAGGAGACGGTCTACCGCTACACGGTGGAGCAGGTCCTGAGTTCCAAGACCATGATCCGCTTCCTGTCCGGCGAAGCCAACCTCAAGGACGACTTCACGGTCCAGGATTTGGGCATGGACGGCGAATTCCGCCACCTGAAGCTCATCCCCAAGGAGCCCGAACCGAATCTGGTGGAGGGCGAGGTCTGGGTGCGTCCGGGCCAGGACATCATGGAGCGCATCAAGCTGGTGGATTTCTTCGGCAACGTGAACGAACTCGAACTGACGGGCCTGGAGCTTGACGTGCCTGTGGAC
Coding sequences within it:
- the lolA gene encoding outer membrane lipoprotein chaperone LolA — protein: MPRHIMNILFALAIVLGGALGAQADDLTDRIQQRYDSLQSFRGFFLQKLTNASSREVQERLGNIAFARPRFIRWETTSPENELLIIGKDTVWEYFPDEETVYRYTVEQVLSSKTMIRFLSGEANLKDDFTVQDLGMDGEFRHLKLIPKEPEPNLVEGEVWVRPGQDIMERIKLVDFFGNVNELELTGLELDVPVDEKEFTLVPPKGTEVIEGMKEE
- a CDS encoding MFS transporter, coding for MNPFPEKISPFAPSLPALTLLTTVFFANFLAQTLFGPLLLPISDHLGRSLAASANLFIFLSGGYSLAVLCAGFVSARLGHKGTIVASVAGIGLGLLGLAGCDSFFGFSVWILLMGAGAGLYMPSSVVTITEVTPTAHWGQAFAVHELAPNLAFIASPLVAEAFMGSAGYPMLFRLLGALCLLLAAVYALRGPRTVRPGMPPVLRNVKVIAVRPAFWITVLLFVLAVSVEVGVYNLVPAFLVQEKGLDRETANIILGCSRIASLAFLPATGWIIRRIGYRRTLALCLVGTGAATALSGYGPLWWTVAMLTLQPVFVVCFFPVGFAVLSLVCPKATNDLSVSLTVMCTSVIGAGFMPALLAWGGETFSFALCFVLFGLSMCAASALAVTRLRIPDQA
- a CDS encoding PilZ domain-containing protein; translation: MLPKINRRQWPRHEKQYLVQISTSLAAGSVPATVSNFSRGGLCFLHTEALDKGASVMIRLPQDLIGLARDVRAKVKWCVPSRSGGYAVGVQYVEPLRWTRYE